The following proteins are co-located in the Leptospira weilii genome:
- a CDS encoding YbhB/YbcL family Raf kinase inhibitor-like protein has protein sequence MRIKGFVFVFLISATLLQAEPFQLKSPELTSGKLIANEQVFNGFGCSGGNISPALSWTGLPKDTKSIAITVYDPDAPTGSGWWHWVVFNIPATTTSIPANAGNLEKNLLPKEAIQSRTDFGMPGYGGPCPPQGHKPHRYYFTVYALKDKISADQNSSGALIGFYINSLKIGEAKILAKYGR, from the coding sequence ATGAGAATCAAAGGATTCGTATTCGTATTTTTGATTTCCGCAACTTTACTTCAAGCGGAACCGTTTCAATTGAAAAGTCCCGAATTGACTTCCGGCAAACTTATCGCCAACGAACAGGTGTTTAACGGTTTCGGATGTTCCGGTGGAAACATTTCTCCCGCGTTATCTTGGACCGGTCTTCCGAAAGATACGAAGAGTATCGCCATAACCGTTTACGATCCGGACGCACCGACCGGCAGTGGATGGTGGCATTGGGTGGTTTTTAATATTCCAGCTACCACAACCTCTATTCCTGCGAACGCCGGGAACTTGGAAAAAAATCTTCTTCCCAAAGAAGCGATTCAAAGTAGAACCGACTTCGGCATGCCTGGTTACGGCGGTCCTTGTCCACCTCAAGGCCACAAACCTCATCGCTATTATTTCACCGTTTACGCTCTTAAAGATAAGATTTCGGCCGATCAGAATTCTTCTGGGGCATTGATCGGTTTTTACATCAATTCTCTTAAAATCGGTGAAGCTAAAATTTTAGCGAAATACGGTAGATAA
- a CDS encoding DUF4442 domain-containing protein, whose product MNLWKRLRFYFFNFYPPYFAAGIRYKRISKDFTHFQLSMKLHWWNQNLVGTHFGGSLYSMCDPFYMLILMENLGEEYIVWDKAATIRFVTPGVGKVYADFEISQKEIERIRKEADEKRKLDAFFQTKIYDAKTGKVVAELDKIVYVRRKERIKKEKTS is encoded by the coding sequence ATGAATTTATGGAAAAGACTTCGATTTTATTTTTTTAATTTCTATCCTCCCTACTTTGCCGCCGGAATCCGATACAAAAGAATCAGCAAAGATTTTACCCATTTTCAACTCTCTATGAAACTCCACTGGTGGAATCAAAACCTCGTCGGAACTCACTTCGGCGGTTCGCTTTACTCCATGTGTGATCCGTTTTACATGCTTATTCTTATGGAGAATTTAGGAGAGGAATATATCGTCTGGGATAAAGCCGCGACAATTCGATTCGTCACTCCCGGAGTGGGCAAAGTCTATGCAGATTTTGAGATTTCTCAGAAAGAAATAGAAAGAATTCGAAAAGAAGCAGACGAAAAAAGAAAGTTAGACGCGTTTTTTCAAACTAAAATTTACGATGCGAAAACGGGGAAGGTAGTCGCCGAACTTGACAAGATCGTCTATGTGAGAAGAAAAGAAAGAATTAAAAAAGAAAAAACTTCATAA
- a CDS encoding synaptic vesicle VAT-1 family membrane protein, which produces MQRTIALVRKKGSLENVRLETETLSEPGENEVQIEVHSIGLNFADLFAIQGLYSAVPEGAFIPGLEYSGVVIAAGKKVKNIRKKDKIMGVTRFGGYVSHLNIDSKYVFRLPPKWDFDQGAGFLVQGLTAYYALVALGDLKKGQTVLIHSAAGGVGILANRIAKKLGAFTIGTIGTSAKIDFLKKEGYDKQIVRSNRFKEDLQESLSGRELDLVLECIGGKIFQESYDVMAPMGRMIVYGAAEMMGGGSGVNWLRLAYKYFSRPKLDPMRMVSDNKAIMGFNLIWLYEKVEKLTKHLNALVKLNISPPHIGKTFPFERIDEALKYFQSGISVGKVVLKVKS; this is translated from the coding sequence ATGCAAAGAACGATCGCCCTTGTCCGAAAAAAAGGATCTCTTGAAAATGTTCGTTTGGAAACGGAAACTCTTTCTGAACCCGGTGAGAACGAAGTACAAATCGAAGTTCATTCGATCGGATTGAATTTCGCGGATCTGTTTGCGATCCAGGGATTGTATAGTGCGGTTCCGGAAGGAGCTTTTATTCCGGGACTCGAATATTCGGGAGTTGTAATCGCTGCGGGAAAAAAGGTTAAGAACATAAGGAAAAAAGATAAAATTATGGGAGTTACCCGTTTCGGCGGTTACGTCTCTCATTTGAATATCGATTCGAAATATGTGTTCAGGCTTCCTCCTAAATGGGACTTTGATCAAGGCGCTGGTTTTCTAGTGCAAGGATTGACCGCCTATTATGCGTTAGTCGCTTTAGGAGATCTTAAAAAAGGACAAACGGTTTTGATTCATAGCGCGGCCGGTGGGGTCGGAATTTTGGCAAATCGAATCGCGAAAAAATTGGGTGCGTTTACGATTGGAACGATCGGAACTTCTGCCAAAATCGATTTTCTTAAAAAAGAAGGCTACGACAAACAAATCGTCCGTTCCAACCGGTTTAAAGAGGATCTTCAAGAATCGCTTTCCGGAAGAGAATTGGATCTCGTCTTAGAATGTATCGGCGGAAAAATCTTTCAGGAAAGTTATGATGTCATGGCTCCGATGGGAAGAATGATTGTTTACGGCGCCGCGGAGATGATGGGTGGGGGCAGTGGGGTCAACTGGCTTCGACTCGCCTATAAATATTTTTCCAGGCCGAAATTGGATCCGATGCGGATGGTTTCGGATAATAAAGCGATTATGGGATTCAATCTGATTTGGCTTTATGAAAAGGTAGAAAAATTAACCAAACATCTGAACGCTCTTGTCAAACTCAATATTTCTCCGCCTCATATTGGTAAAACATTTCCGTTCGAGAGAATTGACGAAGCTCTGAAATACTTTCAATCCGGTATTTCCGTTGGAAAAGTCGTACTAAAAGTAAAATCTTAA